The genomic region CTGCTGGCCGAGCGAGAGCGAGCCTGCCAGCTGGTGCATCTGCTCGGTGAGGCCGACGCGCTCGATCTGACGCGCGGCCTCGGCGAGCAGCTTGGCTTCATCAGCGCGGTCGAGCCGCAGCATCGAGGAAACGGGTCCGGAATGGCCGCGCAAATGTGCGCCGATCGCCACGTTCTCCAGCACGGTCATGTCGGGGACGAGCTTGACGTGCTGGAAGGTCCTGCTGATGCCGAGCTTGACGATCTCCTGCGGCGGCGCGTTGTCGACCTTCCTGCCGAGCACGGAGATCGAGCCCGAGGTCGCCGACAGCACGCCGGTGATCAGGTTGAAGGTCGTGCTCTTGCCGGCGCCGTTCGGGCCGATCAGCGCGACGATCTCGCGGGCCTGGACGTCGAAGGAGACGTTGTTCACCGCGACCACGCCGCCGAACTGTTTGCGCGCCTTATCGACCTGAAGCAGGACACCGGCCTCGGTGGGCGCGCGGGCACGGTGCTCCAGCTTCAGCGAGGTGTCGGGCTTCTTGCCATCGGTACGCTCTGGGAAGAACGACATCAGCCAGGGCCAGAGGCCGCCGGGCGCAAGCTGCAGCAGCGCCACCAGCATGATGCCGAACACGATGGTCTCGACCTGGCCGGAGCCTGGCAGGATCAGCGGCAGATAGCTCTGCAGCACCTCTTTCAGGATCACGACGATTGCCGCGCCCAGGACGCCGCCCCAGACATAGCCGGCGCCGCCGACCACCGCGATGAAGAGATATTCGATGCCCATATGCGCACCGAACGGCGTCGGGTTCACCGCGCGCTGGAGATGGGCGTAGAGCCACCCGGACAGGCCGGCGAGCACTGCGGCATGGATGAAAACCAGGAGCTTTGCGCGCGGCGTGTGGACGCCGAACGCCTCGGCCGCGACATGGCCGCGCCTGAGCGCGCGGATGGCGCGGCCGGTGCGGGAGTCCAAGAGGTTCATCGTCAGCAGGGCCGAGAGGATCACGGCGACCCAGATCGCGTAATAGATCGAGCCGGGCGAGAGCATCTTGAACGCGCCGATCGACAGCGGCGGGATCGCCGAGATGCCGTCGTTGCGGCCCAGAAACTCAAGCTTGCTGAACAGGTAGAACAGCCCGAGCCCCCAAGCGAGCGTGCCGAGCGGCAGATAATGCCCCGAGAGGCGCACGGTGATCAGCCCGAGCAGCACCGCGAGCGAGCCGCTGACCAGGAGCGACAGCGGCAGCGTCAGCCAGGGCGACAGGCCGTAGGCCGTCGACAGCACCGCGGTGGTATAGGCGCCGAAGCCGACGAAGGCGGCTTGGCCGAACGAGGTGAGGCCGCCGACGCCGGTCAGCAGCACGAGGCCCATCGCGACCAGGGCCGCAAGGCCGATATTGTCGAGCAGCACGATCCAGAACGGGGGCACGCCCGGGATGAACGGGATCGCGGCCATAACAATCGCGAAAACGAGGATGGGAAGCCGGCTCTGCATGCGCGTCAGTCCTTCTCTTCCTCGACGGCGGGCGCGGCGAGCGAGCGCAGCAGCAGCACGGGGATCAGCAGCATGAAGACGATCACCTCCTTGTAATTGGAGGCATAGAAGGACGAGAACGCCTCGACGATGCCGACCACCAGCGCCGCGACGGCGGTGAGGGGATAGCTGACGAGGCCGCCGATGATCGCGGCGACGAAGCCCTTCAGCCCGATGAGGAAGCCGGAGTCATAGTACAGAGTTGTGATCGGCACGATCAAGATGCCGGAGAGCGCGCCGATCACGGAGGCCAGCAGGAAAGCGATCTGGCCCGACAGCGTGGTGCGGATGCCCGCAAGCCGCGCGCCGAGCCGGTTCACCGCGGTCGCGCGCAGCGCCTTGCCATAGAGCGTCAGGCCGAAGAACAGCCAGAGCCCGACGATGAAGGCGATGGTGATGGCGTAGACGGTGATGCTCTGGCCGGTGAAGCGCAGGGCGCCGGCGGTGAAGGCGCCGGACAGCACGGCAGGCCCGCGCTGGCCTTCGGCGCCGAAGAACAGCAGGCCGAGGCCCTGCAGCGCGAGGTGGACGCCGACCGAGGCAATCAGCAGCACCAGCACCGAGGTGTGCGCCAGCGGCTGGAAGGCGATGCGGTAGAGATAGAGGCCGATCATCGCCACGATCACCAGCGACAGCGCGATGCAGACCGCGACCGGCGGCTTCTGCGCGGCGAAGGACAGGGTCAGCGCCAGCACGATCGCGGGCAACACGACGTTGGCGATGAAGCTGCGGACGACCAGCCGCCCATGCAGCGCCTTGCGCGCCTCGAACAGGTCGAAGGCGAAGGCGCCGATGCCGAGCGCCAGCGCCAGCTTTGCCGTGCCCGGCATCTGGCCGGCGGCCAGCGAGGCATAGGTCAGCGCGCCATAGGTGACGAATTCGCCCTGGGGAATGAGGATGACGCGGGTGACGGCGAACACCAGCACCAGCGCCAGGCCGAGCAGCGCATAGATCGCGCCATTGGTGATGCCGTCCTGCACCAGGAACAGCATGATGGTGGTATTCAAGACCGGACGCTCCCCCTAATCCGGACCGGTCCCCTCGATTGCGGTGGACGGTCCGCTCACAGCCATTGAAAAACGCATGCGATATTTGGTATGGTCTATAACGATTATCGAATATAACTTCAAGGGTGGGGAACGACCCGTCCCGAATTTAGCGGGATTGCGAGCACGAGGCGATGACCGTTTCCAAAACCGCTGAAAAGTCCTCCGAAAAGCCGGCCGACGCGGCCAAGGGCCGCAAGGACGCAAGCGAGCCGCAGGCGGAGGCCCTCCAGCTCGGCGAGCTTTCCGAGCAGCTCGGCTATGTCCTGAAACGTGCGCAGCTCAAGGTGTTCGAGAATTTCTTGCGCTGCATGGCCTCGCTCCAGCTGACGCCGGCGCAATTCTCGGTGCTGCTGCTGGTCGAGAAAAACCCCGGCCGTAACCAGACCGAGATCGCCTCCACGCTCGGCATCCTCAGGCCGAACTTCGTGGCCATGCTCGACAATCTGGAGAGCCGCGACCTTTGCGCGCGGATCCGCTCCACCAACGACCGCCGCTCGCACATCCTGGTCTTGACCGACAAGGGCAAGGCCGTGCTGGCCCGCGCCAAGAAGCTCGTCGCCACCAAGCACGAGGCCCGGCTGAACGATCTGCTCGGCCAGGCCAACCGCGAAGCCCTGATCGGAATGCTCGCGAAGATCGCCAGCGAGTTTTGACTCTTACCCTCCCCTGGAGGGGTCCGGGACGAGCGTAGCTCGCCCGTGGGTCGCTACGCATGAGCGAAGCGAAATGCGTAGCGGGGTGGGGTGACAGTCTCTCGGCATTGAGTAGTGCCAGAGTGGAGAGATCACCCCACCCCGCTCGCGCTGCGCGCGATCGACCCTCCCCCTCCAGGGGAGGGCTATCGCATTTGAGAGCTTTTCCCTGCAGCCATCCTTCGAGACGCCCGCTTTGGGCGGGCTCCTCAGGATGAGGGCGGAGTGCGCGGCAGCAGTTTCAACGAACACTGACGCTGATTAGCCTCATCCTGAGGAGGCGCATAAGCGCCGTCTCGAAGGACGAGGCGTGCGCGCAGGCCGCCGCCACGAGTGATATGCGATAGCCCTGCCCTCCAGGGGAGGGTAAGCGCCTCAATCCACCAAAATCACGCGGATGTCGTTCACGTTGGTCAGCGTCGGGCCGGGCTGTAGCAGATCGCCCGTGGCCTCGAAGAACGCGGTCGCGTCGTTGTTGT from Bradyrhizobium sp. CB1015 harbors:
- a CDS encoding ABC transporter permease subunit, which translates into the protein MQSRLPILVFAIVMAAIPFIPGVPPFWIVLLDNIGLAALVAMGLVLLTGVGGLTSFGQAAFVGFGAYTTAVLSTAYGLSPWLTLPLSLLVSGSLAVLLGLITVRLSGHYLPLGTLAWGLGLFYLFSKLEFLGRNDGISAIPPLSIGAFKMLSPGSIYYAIWVAVILSALLTMNLLDSRTGRAIRALRRGHVAAEAFGVHTPRAKLLVFIHAAVLAGLSGWLYAHLQRAVNPTPFGAHMGIEYLFIAVVGGAGYVWGGVLGAAIVVILKEVLQSYLPLILPGSGQVETIVFGIMLVALLQLAPGGLWPWLMSFFPERTDGKKPDTSLKLEHRARAPTEAGVLLQVDKARKQFGGVVAVNNVSFDVQAREIVALIGPNGAGKSTTFNLITGVLSATSGSISVLGRKVDNAPPQEIVKLGISRTFQHVKLVPDMTVLENVAIGAHLRGHSGPVSSMLRLDRADEAKLLAEAARQIERVGLTEQMHQLAGSLSLGQQRIVEIARALCVDPMLLLLDEPAAGLRHMEKQRLAALLRELRDGGMSVLLVEHDMGFVMNLANRIVVLDFGTKIAEGTPATIKTNPEVIKAYLGVAA
- a CDS encoding MarR family winged helix-turn-helix transcriptional regulator, which produces MTVSKTAEKSSEKPADAAKGRKDASEPQAEALQLGELSEQLGYVLKRAQLKVFENFLRCMASLQLTPAQFSVLLLVEKNPGRNQTEIASTLGILRPNFVAMLDNLESRDLCARIRSTNDRRSHILVLTDKGKAVLARAKKLVATKHEARLNDLLGQANREALIGMLAKIASEF
- a CDS encoding branched-chain amino acid ABC transporter permease, translated to MNTTIMLFLVQDGITNGAIYALLGLALVLVFAVTRVILIPQGEFVTYGALTYASLAAGQMPGTAKLALALGIGAFAFDLFEARKALHGRLVVRSFIANVVLPAIVLALTLSFAAQKPPVAVCIALSLVIVAMIGLYLYRIAFQPLAHTSVLVLLIASVGVHLALQGLGLLFFGAEGQRGPAVLSGAFTAGALRFTGQSITVYAITIAFIVGLWLFFGLTLYGKALRATAVNRLGARLAGIRTTLSGQIAFLLASVIGALSGILIVPITTLYYDSGFLIGLKGFVAAIIGGLVSYPLTAVAALVVGIVEAFSSFYASNYKEVIVFMLLIPVLLLRSLAAPAVEEEKD